Proteins co-encoded in one Arachis hypogaea cultivar Tifrunner chromosome 11, arahy.Tifrunner.gnm2.J5K5, whole genome shotgun sequence genomic window:
- the LOC112723792 gene encoding uncharacterized protein, with translation MTKFKNSQVIVLFILLLLLVITPLLPSSLRPTYMYFISNFLIIALGAEAGLLTVISRPLNERKHVNFIAQKPLINKSITVEKLASEEKFVCVAKVEEKARNCGSMPSIFFIGGDDADEDYEYDYDDDDLKAEDEIGGVDNGQELFAKAEAFIGNFYKQLKMQREESWIHHKAY, from the coding sequence ATGACAAAGTTTAAGAATTCTCAAGTTATAGTGCTCTttatccttcttcttctccttgtaATCACACCCCTTTTACCTTCTTCTCTAAGACCCACCTACATGTACTTCATATCCAATTTCCTCATCATAGCACTTGGTGCCGAGGCAGGCCTTCTTACGGTTATTTCAAGGCCGTTAAACGAAAGAAAACACGTTAATTTTATAGCTCAGAAGCCTCTTATTAACAAAAGTATTACTGTTGAAAAGCTTGCATCTGAGGAGAAGTTTGTTTGCGtcgcaaaagtggaagaaaaggCGCGAAATTGCGGTTCAATGCCGAGCATTTTCTTCATTGGAGGTGACGATGCAGATGAGGATTATGaatatgattatgatgatgatgatttgaaGGCGGAAGATGAGATTGGAGGAGTTGATAATGGGCAAGAACTGTTTGCAAAAGCTGAAGCCTTTATTGGGAACTTCTACAAGCAATTGAAGATGCAAAGAGAAGAGTCTTGGATTCATCACAAGGCCTATTAG
- the LOC112720252 gene encoding protein CHAPERONE-LIKE PROTEIN OF POR1, chloroplastic → MRLSGLSSSSSGCCLQLPTCHLGSQRIRIAAFSGAGKRKQEKEFLQEERSNMLCSRLNLNKRRVHLVKSAMDASYGDMANESAANSAVFPRINVRDPYKRLGISKEASEDEIQAARNFLIQQYAGHKPSVDAIESAHDKIIMQKFYERRNPKIDIKKKMREVNQSKYVQAVRNRFQTPSQKFIIKTSLAFLVLGVLTVLFPTEDGPTLQVAISLVATIYFVYDRLKSKIRAFLYGAGAFVASWLLGTFLMVSVIPPIPLIKGLRAFEVTTSLITYVLLWVSSTYLR, encoded by the exons ATCGGGATTAAGTAGTTCTTCCTCAGGATGTTGTCTCCAACTACCTACTTGTCACTTGGGATCTCAGCGTATTCGAATTGCTGCCTTTTCTGGGGCTGGGAAACGTAAACAAGAAAAGGAGTTTCTCCAAGAGGAAAG ATCCAATATGTTGTGTTCTAGACTAAACCTCAATAAACGACGAGTTCACTTGGTCAAAAGTGCTATGGATGCTTCATATGGTGATATGGCAAATGAATCTGCTG CAAATTCAGCTGTTTTCCCAAGAATCAATGTGAGGGATCCATACAAACGACTTGGAATAAGCAAGGAAGCTTCAGAAGACGAGATTCAAGCAGCAAGAAATTTTTTAATCCAACAATATGCAGGGCACAAACCTAGTGTTGATGCCATTGAATCAGCGCATGACAAGATAATCATGCAGAAGTTCTATGAGAGGAGGAACCCAAAAATTGACATCAAGAAAAAAATGAGGGAGGTGAACCAATCCAAATATGTTCAGGCTGTAAGAAACAGATTTCAAACTCCATCCCAGAAGTTCATTATCAAAACATCGTTGGCATTCTTGGTTCTCGGAGTTCTAACTGTTCTATTTCCAACCGAGGATGGGCCAACACTTCAGGTTGCAATATCACTGGTGGCTACAATTTATTTTGTGTATGATCGGTTGAAGAGCAAGATCCGGGCCTTCCTTTATGG GGCTGGAGCATTTGTTGCTTCCTGGTTGTTGGGGACCTTCTTGATGGTGTCAGTGATTCCTCCTATACCTCTGATCAAGGGACTACGAGCATTTGAAGTGACGACATCCTTGATAACGTATGTTTTATTATGGGTGTCATCTACTTATCTTAGGTAA